AACCACCAGGAGTTAATACAGTAATAAGTTGAAAATCAATACCACCTTTTTCGGTGAAAGTTCCTGAATCTATATCTCCATAAACTTCTGTCACTGTTGTGTTATTTCTAGGGCTAATAATTTTTGTAGAAACAAATTCTGCAGCTTTGCGTTTAGTTCCTGGCACTTTCACATAAACTTCTGTTGGATGCATACATATTCCTTTAAGGCTATCTCCATTCCCTAGAGATATTGATCCCACAAGAGATGAGTCTAATGTAGGGCAATCATTGGCTTTACCTGTGTTAACAACATCTGTGAATTGTGCATTTCCTCTTTCAGAAAAAGCAAATGTTTTAACAGGTACGAAAGCAAAAGTTATACAAATTGAAATAACAAAAGCTAAGAAAGAACGAATTCTCATAATTAAAGTTGCTGTAAAGTTCTGTGACGGTAGATTAAAGGTCATTTAAATAGTTCAGTAGGGATATTACAAGGGAAAGGACCATAAAAGATAGGACTTTTAAATCATCGAAACAACCCGTAGCTTTTTAGAATTTAAAAAAACTGAAATAATTTTAAGCTATCACATTATTTTTAATGATTAAGATTACAAAAAAATACAAATTAAAAATTTTTTTTTATTTTCTTTATGAAATAATTTGGGTTATTAATTTATTTGCTAGATCAATTTTTGATGTTTTGTTAATGTAGTGTTCCCTATTGTTCGTATCGAACAGCCAACCTTCATTTTGTGCCAAAAAGCCAAATCCTTGGCCTTCAAGATCAATTGGATTTGCGAATAGATAGTCGCAACCCTTCTGGAAAATCTTTTCTTTAATTGTTATTCGTGCTTCTTCAATAGATCCTGTAAAAGCACAAAAGCCCACAAAAACTTGGTTATCTTTTTTTGATTTACTAATTGTTTTTAAAATATCTGGTACTAGCTCAAAGTTTTTATTCAAATGATCATTAATTTTATTTTTTGGAATTTTAGCTGAAGTATCAGAGGTTATCTTGAAATCAGATACTGCTGCATTCATGAAAAAATAATCACAATTTGATATTTCCTTATTAAGTGCCCTAATTAAATCAATACTAGTTTCGATTTCATATCTTTTTATTCCATCAGTGAGATTCTTATCGAATTCTAGAGGACCATGGACATATTTTACTTTTGCTCCTCTGAACCTTGCTACTTGAGAAAGAAGAAGGCCCATAGCTCCTGAACTTTTGTTAGTAATGTGTCTTGCCGCATCAATTTTCTCCGAGGTAGACCCTCCAGTTATTAAAATTTGTTTATTAAGTAAATCTTTGCGATATTTATTTTCTTTGTGTGAAGCTATAAATTCAAGAGCTAATTGAATTAGATCATTTGGAGGTATTTTACCGATTCCAACAGCATCACACGCTAAGAGGCCTTCACTTGGTTGCAAAGACAAAACATTTTCGTAATTCTGTAAATTCTCATAATTTTTTTGGACAGCTTTATTTAGCCACATTTGTGTATTCATTGCTGGTGCAACAATAATTGGCTTTATATTTGCTATTAATATGCTTGGAATCAATCCCTCTGCATTACCAGTTACCCATTTTGCTAATGTTGTTGCTGTTAAAGGGGCAATGATTAAAATATCAGCCCAATTGCTTAGTTCTATATGAAGAGGTGTTGATTGACTATTTGACCATTGATCATTTTCTAAAATGCAAGGGTTTCTACTTAAGATAGAAAGAGGAAGCGGCTTTATTAATTTTTCTGCATTTTTGGATAAAACGCATCTTATTTCATAATTTTCTTTCGCTAATTGGCTAACTAATAATGGAATTCTTACTGCCGCAATACTCCCTGTTATTAATAAAAGAACCCTTATTTTGGAGTCCTTATTTTTAGTTTTCATCGAAAGGTTCCTGATCGAGGAGATGGATATAATTAGTAGTTAATTCAGGTCTATTGATTGCAAGAGCTCTCAGTAAGTGCCAGTCTTTTAAACCATCAAATGGAGTATTGTAGTTATCTTCTTCTAACCTTTTAGCGAGTTCAAGGGTCATTTCTTCATCAAAAGAATTAACTAGTTCCTCACTTATTTTATTTTCAGAAATAAATTTCATATTGAGTAGAGTCAATATATTTTAATAATAAAGCCTTAAGTAATTATTTAAGATTGATATAAGTATTAAGTATATAATTTCAAGGAAATGACAATTTTCAATATCCACAAACTTTTCAAATTGTTGTTAGTTCATTTATGTTCATTCTCAGTCATAAATAGGCAAACTCTCCTTTTCAAAAATATTCTTTCATAAAATGTTAATGTCAAAATTCACATTATGTCTCAAACCAAAAGAGAACAAGTCATTAGTCACATACGCTATTTAAGACAAGAGTTCAGAGAAATGCATTTAGGAATAAAAGAAGATGACCTTTTCCCTGACCCAGGCGAATTAAGAGGATTAATGGCTCAGTTGGAAGCATTACTTGAATTAATAGAAGGAAATACTAAAATTCAATCAAATTCTGAAGCAGCTTAGTTGAATGCAAAATGGTTGTTAAAGCTCAAAAGACAAAATTTCAGCTAAAAATTGTGGAAAATATTAAGACATTAAGTTTTTGGGCTAATAATCCATGGCGAAGATATTCATTATCATTGATTACAATTTTAATTGGATACTTTTTTGGGAGTTCTCTTGGCATGGTAAGTGCCGTTGTAGAAATTATGGATCCGGTGGCTGCTTTCTTGTCAGTAGTTTTTATCGAGACTTTAATAGTTCTAAGAAGAAATTTTAGATTTGAAAGGAAAAAGAAATTTTTAGTACTTTTATTAGATTCTCTAAGATTAGGATTATTTTATGGTTTCTTTACTGAAAGTCTTAAGTTGCTATAAATTGATTTTGTATTTCTGTAATAGATAAAGCAAAGCCATTCTTATAGGGATACCATTTGTAACTTGATTGTTTATTAAACAATTAGGATAATGGTCTACCACTTTGCTACTTATTTCAATATCTCTGTTAATGGGGCCAGGATGGAGAATTGGAATTTCTTTATTATTCAAAGATAATTTCTCTGGGGTTAAGCCATAATCCAAACTATATGAATCAATGCTACTGAGTAAATTCTCCATCATTCTCTCTTTCTGTAGTCTTAAAACAATAATCGCATCTGCAATTTTTATTGATTCTTCTAAAGATCTAGAAATTGTTATGGAACCTCTTGATTTCACAGGATCTTCTATTTGATTTGGCGCGGATGTTTTTAGAAAATTGATAAATTCATCAGGTATTAATGTCTCAGGACCACATAAGATTATGTCTGCGCCGAATGCACTCAAAGCCCAAAGATTTGATCTGGCAACCCGTGAATGATTAACATCTCCAATTATTAAAATTTTTCTGGAATTTAAAACCTCTGGATTAAGTGTTTTTTTGGAAAAGAATTTTATCAATGTATAGATGTCAAGCAATCCTTGGCTAGGGTGACTATGTAATCCATCTCCCGCATTAAGAACCGAAGTCTTGGAATTTATTGCATCAAGTTTTTTAGCAATCTCAAAGGTTATGTAACTTGATGAGTGCCTTATAACTAAGGTATCCGCTCCCATAGCAGAATAAGTTATAGCTGTATCAATTATTGTTTCGCCTTTTGTTAAAGAACTAGAGGATGGCGCAAAAGTTTGGACATCAGCAGAAAGCCTTTTTGCTGCAAGCTCAAAACTATTTTTTGTTCTTGTACTAGCTTCAAAAAATAAAGACGTTACCAAAGTTCCTTG
This region of Prochlorococcus sp. MIT 0604 genomic DNA includes:
- a CDS encoding photosystem II manganese-stabilizing polypeptide, producing the protein MRIRSFLAFVISICITFAFVPVKTFAFSERGNAQFTDVVNTGKANDCPTLDSSLVGSISLGNGDSLKGICMHPTEVYVKVPGTKRKAAEFVSTKIISPRNNTTVTEVYGDIDSGTFTEKGGIDFQLITVLTPGGLEVPFAFSAKDLTADLPSSIEPGTEVSGSTFTPNYRTGDFLDPKARAKNTGVEYAQGLVALGGDDEELAKENIKVDVNGTGVITLSINSVDSDTDEFAGTFEAIQPSDTDMGSKDPLDVKIIGELYGRKA
- the coaBC gene encoding bifunctional phosphopantothenoylcysteine decarboxylase/phosphopantothenate--cysteine ligase CoaBC — its product is MKTKNKDSKIRVLLLITGSIAAVRIPLLVSQLAKENYEIRCVLSKNAEKLIKPLPLSILSRNPCILENDQWSNSQSTPLHIELSNWADILIIAPLTATTLAKWVTGNAEGLIPSILIANIKPIIVAPAMNTQMWLNKAVQKNYENLQNYENVLSLQPSEGLLACDAVGIGKIPPNDLIQLALEFIASHKENKYRKDLLNKQILITGGSTSEKIDAARHITNKSSGAMGLLLSQVARFRGAKVKYVHGPLEFDKNLTDGIKRYEIETSIDLIRALNKEISNCDYFFMNAAVSDFKITSDTSAKIPKNKINDHLNKNFELVPDILKTISKSKKDNQVFVGFCAFTGSIEEARITIKEKIFQKGCDYLFANPIDLEGQGFGFLAQNEGWLFDTNNREHYINKTSKIDLANKLITQIIS
- a CDS encoding DUF2555 domain-containing protein — protein: MKFISENKISEELVNSFDEEMTLELAKRLEEDNYNTPFDGLKDWHLLRALAINRPELTTNYIHLLDQEPFDEN
- a CDS encoding aspartate carbamoyltransferase catalytic subunit; translated protein: MQIWPHKHIHTLANFSIKDYESVFELANRFDALKNAGTKKIPALQGTLVTSLFFEASTRTKNSFELAAKRLSADVQTFAPSSSSLTKGETIIDTAITYSAMGADTLVIRHSSSYITFEIAKKLDAINSKTSVLNAGDGLHSHPSQGLLDIYTLIKFFSKKTLNPEVLNSRKILIIGDVNHSRVARSNLWALSAFGADIILCGPETLIPDEFINFLKTSAPNQIEDPVKSRGSITISRSLEESIKIADAIIVLRLQKERMMENLLSSIDSYSLDYGLTPEKLSLNNKEIPILHPGPINRDIEISSKVVDHYPNCLINNQVTNGIPIRMALLYLLQKYKINL
- a CDS encoding DUF565 domain-containing protein; this translates as MVVKAQKTKFQLKIVENIKTLSFWANNPWRRYSLSLITILIGYFFGSSLGMVSAVVEIMDPVAAFLSVVFIETLIVLRRNFRFERKKKFLVLLLDSLRLGLFYGFFTESLKLL